The following proteins are co-located in the Vigna angularis cultivar LongXiaoDou No.4 chromosome 2, ASM1680809v1, whole genome shotgun sequence genome:
- the LOC108327354 gene encoding pentatricopeptide repeat-containing protein At5g14080-like, translated as MGCVELLRYQRLCGWGWKPDFMAYWVVAAGFRSMRNMATMFFNFMVEKERFPTILTVNDLCRNLCRHGKVDELLETFHVLNSQNYFKDVEGFNVMISFLCRAGKVREGYTVLQEMKKKGFQPNVSSYNYIMEACCKEDLLRPARKLWDEMFSNGCLGNLKTLPTAIIGSGRGGRRR; from the coding sequence ATGGGTTGTGTCGAGCTTCTAAGGTATCAGAGGCTTTGTGGATGGGGTTGGAAACCCGATTTCATGGCTTATTGGGTTGTTGCCGCAGGGTTCCGATCAATGAGGAATATGGCTACaatgtttttcaatttcatggTTGAGAAAGAGAGGTTCCCAACTATTTTGACTGTTAATGATTTGTGTAGGAATCTGTGTAGGCATGGCAAGGTTGATGAGTTATTGGAGACGTTCCATGTTTTGAATTCTCAAAACTACTTTAAAGATGTGGAGGGTTTCAATGTAATGATTTCATTTTTGTGCAGGGCTGGGAAAGTGAGAGAAGGCTATACTGTTCTGcaggagatgaagaagaaagggtttCAACCCAATGTCTCGTCTTATAATTACATAATGGAAGCGTGTTGTAAGGAGGATCTACTGCGTCCTGCGAGGAAGCTTTGGGATGAGATGTTCTCGAACGGCTGTTTGGGGAATTTGAAAACACTACCCACTGCAATTATTGGGAGTGGcagaggtggaagaagaagatga
- the LOC108329761 gene encoding uncharacterized protein LOC108329761: MLFFAHPFFLLLLALVSPTASLSRQTNATTIYEVLSDYGLPMGLFPKGVRDFGLAHDGSFWVHLDEACNAKFENELHYERNVSGHLSCGMIDALTGLQAQELFLWLEVMSIRVDVPTTGVIYFDVGAAYKRFPLSLFETPPECVAVRSKQHHAPSQGHSQSGRLEFKLDQETSGRNVL; encoded by the exons ATGCTTTTCTTCGCGCaccctttcttccttcttcttctcgcTCTCGTTTCTCCCACGGCCTCGCTCAGCCGCCAGACCAATGCCACCACCATCTACGAGGTCCTAAGCGACTACGGCCTACCCATGGGCCTATTCCCCAAGGGCGTCAGGGACTTCGGCCTGGCCCATGACGGCAGCTTCTGGGTCCATCTTGACGAGGCCTGCAACGCCAAGTTCGAGAACGAGCTGCATTACGAACGCAACGTCTCGGGCCACCTCAGCTGCGGCATGATCGACGCCCTCACGGGCCTCCAGGCCCAGGAGCTCTTCCTCTGGCTCGAGGTCATGAGCATCCGCGTCGATGTCCCCACCACCGGCGTCATCTACTTCGACGTCGGCGCCGCCTACAAGCGCTTCCCTCTCTCGCTCTTCGAAACGCCCCCGGAATGCGTCGCCGTGCGCTCCAAACAACACCACGCTCCTTCCCAG GGGCATAGTCAATCTGGAAGGCTTGAGTTTAAGCTTGATCAGGAGACCTCTGGAAGAAATGTTTTATAG